Part of the Syntrophorhabdales bacterium genome, GAGAGAGATATGATTTTGTTGCCCAGCTTAAGGGCAAAATTCCGGCCGCTGAGATCGTAATTCTCCTGCACCTTCCCTATCCTCTCGACCCATTCATCATTCATCTGTTCGATGATCTTTTGATTCTCAGGCGTTATTGAATTCCACGTCTTTTTGTTCATGACCACGAAAAAGATCGTGGTATAGGCGGTACCAAAATTCTCGGTCGTGTACTTGACCACTTCACCCCATTTGAATCCTTCCAGAGATGCAATCGGCGCGGTTGATCCGTCCGCAACGCCCTTACTGAGCGCATCATACGTGTCACCCATGGGCATGGCCACTGGCGTTGCCCCCAGGGCGGTCACTATCTTGGCGCCGAGTCCCGTGGTCCTGATCTTCATCCCCCTTAAGTCCTCCAGCGTTCTCACCGGCTTCTTTGTGTGAAACAACTGTGGACCCGTCCCATGAAAGAACATGACCTTCACATCGTCCAACTCTTTCGGGTGAAACTTTTTATAGACGGCATTGCTCAGCTTTGTGGCGGACATCGCGCTTTTATAGCCTAATGGCAGATCTGTTACCTCCATCAAAGGAAACCTGCCCCGTGTGTAACTGAGTGCTGAAGACCCCATGGTCGAGATCCCTTTGACCACACCGTCGTAACACTTGTCCGCGGGAGTGAGTGTGGCGCCCGGGAACATGACCACTGTCACTCCTCCCTTAGTTCTTTTCTCTGCCTCTTTTCCCCATTCGGCAAGGTTTTCAGTCACTGGATGACCGACAGGCCAGAAGTGAGAAAAGGTAAGTTTCACAGGTTTTGTTTGAGCTATCGAAGAATGGACTAAAAAAACACACAGAATGCATGTAGCACACAGGACCAAAACTACCCGGCTTCCCGCTTTCATGGCGTACCCCCTTTTTTTTTACGTTTTCTTGTTTGCAAGAAACCACATTGATGTACGTGAGAACCCTGGGTATATTCACCCCCTCTGTTGTACTGAAAACTCTTTCCTTGCCATACCTCCCTAAATATTCTTGTCCTTGCGGGCCTGCGCTCTCAAATACTTCTTTCTCAGACGATTGTTCAAATCCTGGATATGCATTTTGTTAACCCGCTTAGCCTTTTCCAGGTCGCCGAATTCGAGGAGATCCACGATTTCTTTGTGAGCCTTGAATGCATTTTCACTGATTTTTTTATCCGGCGTTATCTTGAGCATCATGTACCGCATCAGTTCGTTTATTGAGCGCAAGGTATCAGTCAAAATATAGTTTCCTGCTATTTTCGTGAGCATGACATGAAAGTTCCAGTTCTCGTCAATTCTTTTCTTTTCGTCTCCCAGCCGCGAGAACTCCTCTGCCCTTTGTATCGACCCTCGCAGCATTTGGAAGTCCTTTTTTCTTGCTTTCTGCCCGACCATTTCGATAATAATCGATTCGATCCAGAACCTTGCTTCCGCAAGTTGATCAATAGTGATGTTTCCGAGCTTCAGGTGATCAGAAAGACATTCCTTCAGTCTCTGCGGGGCGTCTGCTTTCTTTATAAAAGCCCCTCCCTTGGTTCCCTGTTTTATTACGACGAGACCTGACAGCTCCAATATTCGTAAAGCTTCTCTTACCGTAACGCGGCTGACCCCCAGCTCTTTTGCCAATCCTATTTCAGCGGGCAACTTGTCGCCCGGCTTTAACTTGTCCGACTCGATGGCTCCTTTAATCTCGTCGACAACTCTCTCAAAGACTCTTTTTCCTTTGACGTTATTGAACATGTGTCCGCCCCGTCATATGATTGATAACCTCTCTCATCGAGTTCTAGGCTCCAGGCATCGGCACCAGTGGATTGTAGTAGCCGGCCTTCAGTATGAGGTACCTCAAGATCAGATCGCCAATCAGTTCGAACACCACGGAAAAATATAAGAGGGTGACTGGAATTCCACTGATGCCTAAGACAAGGCTCGTGATGATTACCCCTATCGGCAGTACTATGCCAAACAAAATTACCCCTACCCAAAAAAGAGGCCACCATTTCCCTTTGACTATTTCACTGACCGAGGTCCTTCCCGCTGCCAAGCCATACCTGGCAGTTATGAGATACGTTGGAAAAATGATAATGAACGCTGCAAGCAGAATTTTGATGAGATCTTCGAGCATGGCATTCCCCGGCCCACCTCTCTGCAGCTCGACCACCGCACTCAGTTCAGCGCCGCCCCATAGCCCTGCAACCGTGTAAAGCACCGGCAACAGTGCCGAATTCCAGAGCGGAATGCCGCGAATGTAGCTCATTGCAAATCCGCCATAGATGATTGCCAGGAAAGCCAGAACATTGGTCACTACGAGCAGGACAACATTGGAGGCGGCCCAGAGAGACAAAGCCATATGAATGAAGCCTAACGTAAGAAAGCCGGTTACGAAGAGCAAGCCTCGAGAAATCCAGGACGTCTGTGGCCTGAGAATCATTCGATAGAATCTGAACGGATGCCCTAGGTAGACGAGATGAAACCCACCGCCTAAGACTGCACACATCAGCCAGCCAATGAATTCCCCGAAAAGATTTCCAAACAATGAAGAAACCAGGAAGGTCGCTGCGCCAAGCTCGATGAAGAAAAAGGCGATCCAGAAGAGGATTCCGCGGCCATCTATCCATTCGGTCTGAGGTGTGGGCTTTACCATCCATTCATAGGCCTTCATAGCTCCGTCCTCCTCTTGAATCATCGGGAACTGTCAAGATAATCAACTTTGGAACTACTTTTCGATCGCAGATAAAGTCGGATGAAAACCGAGATAAAAGCGGATAGTCATTCTTGGACCGGAGCTGTGATAAAGCGACATCTCGGGTCAACCTGCACACCTCCGGTGGGGGAAACAGGTCCTCGCCCGCCGCACGGCGGTAGGGTGTGGACAGCATTGGTGCAGTATCACAATGCTGGACACGAGCAACTCCATCCGTTTTCATCTCTTCTGTTCTTATCTGCGTGCATCTGTGACAAAAATTCTTTGTCCTTTTCATAAGTCTCTTGACGTGCCCTATCGTAGAATGTAGTAAACAGAAGGGTCTGTGCCGAATTCCGGATGAAACTGTGATGCCTTCTTCTCTTTCATCAGGAGAGTAATTTCGCTATTCGGATCATTGAGGTCACCGAAGTAACGCGCTTTAGCCGGACAGGCAATAACGCACGCCGGAGTCGCCTCGCGATCCACGCCGGGCACCAAGCCTTTTTTTATCCCGCTATCAATCCTTTCAATGCAAAAGTTGCACTTGAGCACACTCCCCTCCTGATGAGGGTATAACTCTCTGCCGATTATCTCCAATGGGGTAAGACCCTGACCAGGGAAATATTCTCTCTTGTCGTCGGCGTAATAGGTTCTTGCCTGGTAGGGACAGGCCAGTACACAATATCTGCATCCCGCACATTTATCCGAATCAACGGTTACTATGCCGTCCTCCCTCTGCACCGTAGCCCCGGTGGGGCATGCCTTCACGCACGCCGCATCTTCGCAGTGATTGCAGAGCACAGGATACGCCACCTTTGAGATCGCGGCGTGGTGGCCTGTTTCACCGACCACCACCCTACCCCAGAAGATTCCCGGCGGCAAGAAGTGTTCTTGTTTACAGGCTAGGACGCAGGCGTAACAGCCTACGCATTTTTGCAGATTTATCACCATCCCCCAGCGAGCCATTGCGCAGACTCCTTTCTAATCTATTTTTCTCATTTTGATCCTTACTGCAGTCTCCATGTTAAAACTGACAGGGTCACAATGTTTCATGTCCAATTCCAGCAGTATGTCGAAATTCACGCCTTTACCCTTGGCGATGGGCATGCCTTTCGCCCAGTGGCCGGCACATGCCGCAATGCCCACTGCTTTCCTGTGTATGCCGGTCAACACCTTAAGCGGTCCCTCCACTTTGCGGCCTGTTTCGGTTTCCAATTCCACCAGGTCTCCGTCCTTCAGGCCCTTTTCTTTTGCGGTTTCGCTGTGCATCACGATGTTATAGGTATACGGGTTCATATGGGAGAGTTCGTCCAACCAGGGCTGCTCCATGGTGTGCGAGCCTGTATGGATGATATCACGATACGAGAAGCAGTACAGGTCATAGGCAGGATCCTTCGCGCGATGGACCGAACAGGGTGTCCATGAAATGAACGGGGTGTACTGAGCAGTATCAAGATCGATGCCGAGTTTACCGGTGATCTCCCTTGTCTTCTCACCTATGTCGATCAAGTGCTCGAAATAGATCGGTGTTCTGCAGTCGGTGAAACACCTCCAGTAGGCTTCTTCTACCCTCTTGGGCCAGGTGATGAATCCATGCTTCTTAAACCATTCCCAGTCATGCTCAGGACCAAAAAGACTCTTTACCACCCTGTCGCACATCTCCAGTCGCGTGATTTTCTCACCCGGTTTGACCTTGTATTCATCACTGAGACTGTACGCCTCATTCATGACCCCCATTAGCTGATCCCGTCTGCCTACCCTGTCCACCAATTCCCATAGAACATCCGGGAAATCTCTGCGTTCGTACATCGGATCTACGACAGGTTGGGTAATGTGATACGCCCAGTCATCTTTGGCGAAGGGCAGACTGAACCCCATACCCGAGCCTGCGAAACAATCAGTTTGCTCTAGATAACAGGTATCGGGCAGGAGTATATCGGCAAAGCCTTCTGCGAGTTCTGTTGAGAAGAGTTCGGAGACAACAATGAACGGTATCCTTTTGAGCGTTTCGGCAACGATCTCCCTGTTCGCTATGCTCAAAATGGTATTCGCGCCATAGGAAATCATCATTTCAATGCCACCCTTCAATCCGATCTTCTGCCACATCTCTTCCTGGTCGGACGAGGCAAGGAATGGTGAATGAAACATGGTCGCGAAGATATCATGGAGCGCCGGATCATCACCCCGAAACTCAGGCATTTTTGGGGGCCACGGCGCTCCACCACTCCACGCGAAGGTAGGCCCGAACCGATCAACCGTGAGCATGCCATCTTTGCCCCTGCCGATGTGCATAGCCGGTTTCCCGGTCGTGGGGAAACCGAATGATTGTGGTGTCCATCCGACTGTGCCGCCCGGCACGTCTGCTGCGCCGACTATCTGATTGAGGAGAGCGACTGCACCACACGTGTGGTAGGAATTTTCGTGGCCCTCTCCCCCTCGAAAGAGAACCGCTGAAACGGGCCTGTAGGGGAGATTATGACCATCGATGGTTATCGTACTTCCGATGCTGGCCGCTTGTGCAAACTCAGTAGCGATACGCCGGATGCTTGCTGCAGGAACATCACTCACCTTGGAAGCCATCTCAGGGGTATACTTTTTGAGGTGCTCTTTTACCAGTTGAAAAACCGGATGACATTTCTTCCCTTCGACGTCGTATTCCCCCTCCAGGGCAAAGTCGCCAATGGCGGTATCGTCATACTGCTTGGCTTTCGCCGCAACAGAATCCCACACGAGCGGCTCTCCGCTTGTTACATCCCGTACATACCGGCCATCTTGCCTTACAAGGTAAGGGGCATTTGTTTTCCACTTTAAAAACGTTTCATCATAGATCCTCAGATCATTCACGATCACGTTGCACATTGCCAATATAACGGCCCCATCCGTACCGGGGACTATGGGGAACCATTCCGTAGCCTTGCTGCTCGCAAAGTTACGCATCGGATCAAAGGCGACAAATTTCGTGCCCTGTGTTCGCGCCTCCGCAGCAAGCCTGATACATGTCGCTGCCGAGTGCCCCGAGCCACCACCCTTGTTAGCGCCGAAGTAGATCGCATACTTGCAGTACTTGAAATCAGGAACGATCGACCACGATCCGTGCACCATGCCTGCAACCAGATGCGCCCCTGCGCCGCAATGCAGGCCTCCGCCGCCCACAAAGCTGACCGGAGGGCCGAGGGTCCTCATAATGGGACGACTGTTGCCCCTCAGGTACGGTGCGCGGCAGGTGGTGGTCTGGTAGAAAAGCCTCTTCGGGTCTTTTTCTATGACGGCCTTAAGTTTGGTCGCAATCTCATCGAGGGCCTCATCCCACGTGATCTCTTTCCATTCGGGGTCAGCAAAGAGGCCTTTCTCAGGATTTGTCCTTTTCAGCGGAACGTTTAGACGATTAGGATCATACAGGACGTGGAGTCCGGACAGACCTTTGGCGCACGTTCCACCACGGCTGCCCTGTGTGGAGAGTGGCTGTCCCTCTATCTTGACTGCTACCCCGTTCACGCGGCGCACGCGTATTCCACAGGAACCGTAGCACCTGCCGCAGACCGTGGGTATCCAGGTATCTTCGTGCACTTGTTTTTGGCGCAATCCGTCCATTGTTCCTCCTTTCAACTTCTGCTCTCTCTTTGCAACGATAATAAGGTTAGGCGTCCTGCAATCCCCTTTTCGCCTATATGTCTGACATTTATACATTAGTGTGCTCAGCTGTCAAGATGTCTTTATTGACATAATCGGCGTAGCTCTGCACCTTAGAGTTAAGCATCCGTCCCTCATTTTCACGTCCCTCATTTTCCTTGACAACTATTCGACCCAAAGTATAGAAATGAGCAACCAGGTAAAGACGTTTTCGACGTGCGGGAACAATATCTGCGTGCATAATAAGGAGGAGCTATCATGGAAAACCCAAGAGAGCGGCTGACACCGACGGTGTCCGATGCCGAACTTGAGCGAAGATGGAAAGCGGCCCGTGACGTTATGCGTGAGCACAAGATCGACTATCTCCTCATGCGGCAGGATGAGGAGTTCCTGGGCGGGTACATACGATGGTTCAGCGATTTTCCGGCAAGAGAAAGTTATCCGTTCACGGTAATTTTTCCCCTCGACGACGGGATGACCACGATCGCCTGCGGCAACTATCCCCCGAGCGAGTACTTTCCTCCGCAATGGGCTGCGCGTGGCATTAAACAGAGATTGGGCGCGCCTTATTTCCCGTCGATGTATTACACAGGCACCATGGATGCGGAACTGGCCGTCGGCGTTTTAAAGGCAAAAAAACGCGCCACAATAGGCCTCGTCGGCAGAACGTCTATCCCCATTACATTTTATGAATATGTAAGAAAACACCTGCCGGGCTATAAGTTCGTCGATGCAACCGACTACATCGATAATCTCAAAGCGGTCAAGAGTCCGGAGGAGATCGGATTTATCAAAGAGACAGCCAGACTGCAGGATGAGGCTATGGAGCACGTCCGAAAATCTATCCGCCCGGGACTCAGGGATTGGGAGGTATTCGTCGAAGCGCAGTATGCGATGGCGAAACGAGGCAGCACGCGACAATTGATTCTTGTCGGCTCGAACCCCAAGGGCGTTGTCATCAGATGGCAGGTTCGCCACTTCCAGAACAGGATTATCAGGGAGGGGGACCAGATTAACGTGCTGATCGAAACCAACGGCCCTGGTGGTTTTTATACTGAGATAGGCAGAGTCTTTTCTCTAGGCAAGCCGGCGCAGGCGCTCGTAGATGCGATGGGATGCTGCATAGAAGCGCAGCAAGCGTCCTTAAGCGTTCTGAAGCCGGGGGCAGATCCAGGGGAGCTGTGGGAAATGAACAACGAATTTCTTCAGAAGAGAGGTTATCTTCCCGAGCGCCGGCTTTACGCCCACGGCCAGGGTTACGATCTCGTGGAAAGACCGGCCATCAGACCTGACGAACCGATGAAGATCAAGGCCGGGATGAATTTGACCGTCCACCCGTGGGCTATTAACAGTGAGGCGTGGGCCGTTGTCACGGACAATTATCTCGTTACCGAAACCGGTGTCAGCGAATGCCTGCACAAAACCCAAAAAGAGGTTATTGTTATTGATTAGCGGATATGGGCGGGATGTGAGAGATGACCATTATCGAAGAGCTCATCAGGACGATGAAATCAACATTCCGGAGGAGAGATATTGTCGTTGAGGATATCCGCATGGGAGTCTTTTATACGGCAGTCAAACTTTGCACGGGAGATGCCGGCGTTGCGTTCACCCCTAGAGACCTGGCAGACACGGTCTGCTGCCCCCGCTCTGCAGCCAAAATGCCTGCTTCCGGAAGGCTAAAAGGAAAGAAAGCACTGGAGTTGATCAACCTTGCCGAGAGTGATAACAGTCTGCAACGCTCAATCGGCATAGCGGTCGTCAATGCGCTTTCGGCCGCACTGATAAAGGAACAAGGCATAAGGGGCGCCCGCGTAAAGAAGGGTGCCGACGCACTGGACGTGGTGGAAATCGAAGACCGTGACAGACTCGTCATGATAGGAGCGTTCGTTCCTTTCATCAAAAAACTGAAGGGTAGGACGAATGCACTGTGTATCATAGATAAACATCCTCAGGCACTGAAAGAGGATGAGCGTCACTTCTGGCGCAGCCCCGCATCCATGAAAGGCGTAGTGAGAAAGGCTGACGTCGTGATCATAACAGGTTCCTCGATGGTCGAGGGCGGCCTGGATGAGATTCTTGCTGCGTGCACAATCGCAAGAGAGATTATACTGGCCGGTCCCACGGCCAGCATGTGGCCGGATCCCTTCTTTAAAAGAGGCGTCACTGTGATGGCCGGAATCTCCATCAACGATGCGGACAAGCTGCTGCAGGTCGTGAGTGAGGGCGGGTCGGGTTATTTTTTCACCGGTTTCGCCCGAAAGATAGCCGTCGTCCGGGACAAGCGGTCGGACGTGTAGGTTACCGATAAATCCCAATTCCTCGCCCTCTTCTTCCTTACCCTCCGCACGAAACACTATCTGGAGAGGAGGCCATGCAATAATCTATCTTATTGTGATACATTAATGCACTATAATATAGCAATATATAATATTTCAGTGTTTTACAGATGTTTTTGGATTAGCAGGGTATGTCTTTGCAGGATACGGTTGCCCGGAAGGCAGAGAGGGCTTCTGGGCCCCCTCTGCTGTATCTTGCGCTACTTTGAGTTTACAGAGATCTTTTTCGTCTCTTCAATCGCCTTGGCCGTTTTTGGCAGCGTGATGTCGAGCACGCCCTTCTTAAACGTAGCCTCTGCCTTGTCCGTATCCACCTCTACGGGCAAAGGGATCGTACGCGTAAATGAGCCATAGGTGCGTTCCATCCGGTAAAAATCTTTCCCTTTCTCTTCTGCCTCTCCCTTCTTTTCGCCTTTAATGGTCAGCGCCTCCCGGGTGAGGGAGAGATCTATATCCTTTTCTTCCATGCCCGGTAATTCAGCCGATACCTTAATCTCCTTTTCGGTTTCAGACACATCAACGCGGGGAGTGAACGCCGGGACAGAACTACCCTCCAGCGGTGCCCATGACGAAAGGCCAAATCCGCCGAAAAAGTTATCAAAGAGCCTATTCATCTCCCGCTGAAAGGACGCAAAAGGATGCTCCGACTCACGCCTCATATCAACCTGCGTTCCCGGTGTGCCTTTGTTTGCGACTTCCTTCTTTGTTGCCATACTGCACCTCCCTTACCTTCTAGCCGGCCTTTACGGTTATCTTCCTGGTTTGCGCTACTTTTGCCTTGGGCAGAACGAGTCTCAACACGCCCGTTTTGACCTTCGCCTCTATCTTTTCCCGATCGATCTCGTTGGAGATTGTAAAGCTGCGCTGGTAATCACCGATCCCGTACTCCGCATGCAGCAACTCGTGCTTCTCCGGGACCTCCGGCTCCACCCTTGCGTAGATGGTCAGCACGTCCTTCTCGAGGGTTATATCCACGTTAGACTCATCCGCCCCCGGGATATCGGCAAAAACAATAATCGCATCCTCCTTCTCCAGTATATCAACGTCCGGCGTGTAGACGGTCGTCGAACGGGTACGCTCTACCTGAGCCTGCTCCTTATCCTGTATCTCTTTTGCCCCTTCTGCCATGAAAACACCTCCTTACGCCGATTTTACCGTTATTTTCCTGGGTTTCTCTGCCTCCGATCTGGGCAGCCTTATTGTAAGGATGCCTTTGGCAAACCGCGCCTCGACCTTGCCTGCCTCGATCGTGAAGGGCAGTTCAATCGCCTTGCTGAATTTCCCGTACCAGCGTTCCCTCCGGTGGTATGACTCGCCTTCTTTGGCGCTCTCCGGCTCCCTGGAGCCGCGCACCGTGAGCGTGGATCCCGACACTGCTATGTCGATCGACTCAGGCTCGATACCCGGTATCTCGGTCGTCACAACTGCCTGGTCGGGCGTACCCCAAATGTTGAACGCGGGAAACTCGCTTGATGAGGGGTAAGCATATCGGGACAGCATCCGATTCATTTCCTTCTCCATGCGCTCCAGGTCCGTCCACGGAGAAGGCGCTCCTCCAAATCTCCCAAGGCCTGTGGTCCACAACATGTTTCTGTTCCTCCTTCAACCGATCGTCTTATTCTACCGCACGAAGCGGCTGGATCCTGATCTTCTGTTCAGATCAGCCCCACATGTAAAAATATTGTCATCGTGAAAAATAGAGTCAAGGCCCCTTGACCGTAGAGACGAGCGGAAGGGGAGAGATTCCGGTCTCGGACCGCCGGAGTCTCTCCCAAGGCGAAGGAGTGTGCCTGTTACTACTTTATGTAACTGAAGGAAGTCTGCTTGACTACCATGTCCACTACGGGCAGGGCAGGTACC contains:
- a CDS encoding TRAP transporter substrate-binding protein, with protein sequence MKLTFSHFWPVGHPVTENLAEWGKEAEKRTKGGVTVVMFPGATLTPADKCYDGVVKGISTMGSSALSYTRGRFPLMEVTDLPLGYKSAMSATKLSNAVYKKFHPKELDDVKVMFFHGTGPQLFHTKKPVRTLEDLRGMKIRTTGLGAKIVTALGATPVAMPMGDTYDALSKGVADGSTAPIASLEGFKWGEVVKYTTENFGTAYTTIFFVVMNKKTWNSITPENQKIIEQMNDEWVERIGKVQENYDLSGRNFALKLGNKIISLS
- a CDS encoding FCD domain-containing protein gives rise to the protein MFNNVKGKRVFERVVDEIKGAIESDKLKPGDKLPAEIGLAKELGVSRVTVREALRILELSGLVVIKQGTKGGAFIKKADAPQRLKECLSDHLKLGNITIDQLAEARFWIESIIIEMVGQKARKKDFQMLRGSIQRAEEFSRLGDEKKRIDENWNFHVMLTKIAGNYILTDTLRSINELMRYMMLKITPDKKISENAFKAHKEIVDLLEFGDLEKAKRVNKMHIQDLNNRLRKKYLRAQARKDKNI
- the nrfD gene encoding NrfD/PsrC family molybdoenzyme membrane anchor subunit produces the protein MKAYEWMVKPTPQTEWIDGRGILFWIAFFFIELGAATFLVSSLFGNLFGEFIGWLMCAVLGGGFHLVYLGHPFRFYRMILRPQTSWISRGLLFVTGFLTLGFIHMALSLWAASNVVLLVVTNVLAFLAIIYGGFAMSYIRGIPLWNSALLPVLYTVAGLWGGAELSAVVELQRGGPGNAMLEDLIKILLAAFIIIFPTYLITARYGLAAGRTSVSEIVKGKWWPLFWVGVILFGIVLPIGVIITSLVLGISGIPVTLLYFSVVFELIGDLILRYLILKAGYYNPLVPMPGA
- a CDS encoding 4Fe-4S dicluster domain-containing protein, encoding MARWGMVINLQKCVGCYACVLACKQEHFLPPGIFWGRVVVGETGHHAAISKVAYPVLCNHCEDAACVKACPTGATVQREDGIVTVDSDKCAGCRYCVLACPYQARTYYADDKREYFPGQGLTPLEIIGRELYPHQEGSVLKCNFCIERIDSGIKKGLVPGVDREATPACVIACPAKARYFGDLNDPNSEITLLMKEKKASQFHPEFGTDPSVYYILR
- a CDS encoding molybdopterin-dependent oxidoreductase, with product MDGLRQKQVHEDTWIPTVCGRCYGSCGIRVRRVNGVAVKIEGQPLSTQGSRGGTCAKGLSGLHVLYDPNRLNVPLKRTNPEKGLFADPEWKEITWDEALDEIATKLKAVIEKDPKRLFYQTTTCRAPYLRGNSRPIMRTLGPPVSFVGGGGLHCGAGAHLVAGMVHGSWSIVPDFKYCKYAIYFGANKGGGSGHSAATCIRLAAEARTQGTKFVAFDPMRNFASSKATEWFPIVPGTDGAVILAMCNVIVNDLRIYDETFLKWKTNAPYLVRQDGRYVRDVTSGEPLVWDSVAAKAKQYDDTAIGDFALEGEYDVEGKKCHPVFQLVKEHLKKYTPEMASKVSDVPAASIRRIATEFAQAASIGSTITIDGHNLPYRPVSAVLFRGGEGHENSYHTCGAVALLNQIVGAADVPGGTVGWTPQSFGFPTTGKPAMHIGRGKDGMLTVDRFGPTFAWSGGAPWPPKMPEFRGDDPALHDIFATMFHSPFLASSDQEEMWQKIGLKGGIEMMISYGANTILSIANREIVAETLKRIPFIVVSELFSTELAEGFADILLPDTCYLEQTDCFAGSGMGFSLPFAKDDWAYHITQPVVDPMYERRDFPDVLWELVDRVGRRDQLMGVMNEAYSLSDEYKVKPGEKITRLEMCDRVVKSLFGPEHDWEWFKKHGFITWPKRVEEAYWRCFTDCRTPIYFEHLIDIGEKTREITGKLGIDLDTAQYTPFISWTPCSVHRAKDPAYDLYCFSYRDIIHTGSHTMEQPWLDELSHMNPYTYNIVMHSETAKEKGLKDGDLVELETETGRKVEGPLKVLTGIHRKAVGIAACAGHWAKGMPIAKGKGVNFDILLELDMKHCDPVSFNMETAVRIKMRKID
- a CDS encoding Xaa-Pro peptidase family protein, with translation MENPRERLTPTVSDAELERRWKAARDVMREHKIDYLLMRQDEEFLGGYIRWFSDFPARESYPFTVIFPLDDGMTTIACGNYPPSEYFPPQWAARGIKQRLGAPYFPSMYYTGTMDAELAVGVLKAKKRATIGLVGRTSIPITFYEYVRKHLPGYKFVDATDYIDNLKAVKSPEEIGFIKETARLQDEAMEHVRKSIRPGLRDWEVFVEAQYAMAKRGSTRQLILVGSNPKGVVIRWQVRHFQNRIIREGDQINVLIETNGPGGFYTEIGRVFSLGKPAQALVDAMGCCIEAQQASLSVLKPGADPGELWEMNNEFLQKRGYLPERRLYAHGQGYDLVERPAIRPDEPMKIKAGMNLTVHPWAINSEAWAVVTDNYLVTETGVSECLHKTQKEVIVID
- a CDS encoding DUF364 domain-containing protein, with the protein product MTIIEELIRTMKSTFRRRDIVVEDIRMGVFYTAVKLCTGDAGVAFTPRDLADTVCCPRSAAKMPASGRLKGKKALELINLAESDNSLQRSIGIAVVNALSAALIKEQGIRGARVKKGADALDVVEIEDRDRLVMIGAFVPFIKKLKGRTNALCIIDKHPQALKEDERHFWRSPASMKGVVRKADVVIITGSSMVEGGLDEILAACTIAREIILAGPTASMWPDPFFKRGVTVMAGISINDADKLLQVVSEGGSGYFFTGFARKIAVVRDKRSDV
- a CDS encoding Hsp20/alpha crystallin family protein, with amino-acid sequence MATKKEVANKGTPGTQVDMRRESEHPFASFQREMNRLFDNFFGGFGLSSWAPLEGSSVPAFTPRVDVSETEKEIKVSAELPGMEEKDIDLSLTREALTIKGEKKGEAEEKGKDFYRMERTYGSFTRTIPLPVEVDTDKAEATFKKGVLDITLPKTAKAIEETKKISVNSK
- a CDS encoding Hsp20/alpha crystallin family protein; amino-acid sequence: MAEGAKEIQDKEQAQVERTRSTTVYTPDVDILEKEDAIIVFADIPGADESNVDITLEKDVLTIYARVEPEVPEKHELLHAEYGIGDYQRSFTISNEIDREKIEAKVKTGVLRLVLPKAKVAQTRKITVKAG
- a CDS encoding Hsp20/alpha crystallin family protein — encoded protein: MLWTTGLGRFGGAPSPWTDLERMEKEMNRMLSRYAYPSSSEFPAFNIWGTPDQAVVTTEIPGIEPESIDIAVSGSTLTVRGSREPESAKEGESYHRRERWYGKFSKAIELPFTIEAGKVEARFAKGILTIRLPRSEAEKPRKITVKSA